Within the Emticicia oligotrophica DSM 17448 genome, the region GTATGTTGGCACCACTTCCAGTACGTGAAATTCAGGCGAACCCTAATTTGAAACAAAATGCTGGATATTAATTCCTCAAGAATTCCATTATTTTGAATGCTTAAATTTTAAAAAACGTAAATCATAATATGAAAAAAATATTAGGTATAGCATTAGTAATGATGAGTACAATCATCATGTCATCATGCTTTAAAGACAACCAACCTGTATTCGATTCGATGTATTTGGTAGAGTTTCAAGATGCCGTTGTAACTGCCCCTGCATTGAATAAAACATTTCCAATCATCGCAGTTGCTAATGGTGCGGGTGTACAAACTCGTCGTATTAATTTAGTAGGTCGTCAGCGTGAAAATGAGGAATCAATCAAGTTTTCGGTTGACCCAAATGAAACAACAGCTAAAGAAGGTGTACATTATACACTTGAAGGTGGCTCAGTGAAAATTCCTGCAAAATCTAGCTTTGGCGATTGCAAAATTAATATCTTAAAAGCTCCAGCTGCTGCCGGAACAAGCGTAGTGTTGGTGTTGGTATTAGAAGGAAACGGAAGTGATATTAAACCTAATGAAAATTATAAAAAGTTAGGATTTAGAATCAACTTATAATATGTAAGTGTATACTGAAATAGGGGAGTTTCTACCAAGAAGCTTCCCTATTTTTATTGGGGAGGGCATAAAAAACGACTCCTTAGAAAGCCTAAAGAGTCGTTCGTCTATTTTTCTCGAATTAATATCTGTTTCGGTTATTATCACGGTTATAGCCACCTCTGTCGCCTCCACGATTGTAACCGCCACCACCGCCACCGCGGTTATCTCTTTTTTCTTCAGCTTGGTTTACTACTGCTGAGCGTCCACCAATATCTGAGCCGTTTAACGCATTAATTGCTTTTTGTGCTGCTGCATCGTCTGGCATTTCTACGAATGCAAAACCTTTGCTTCTTCCAGTGAATTTGTCAGTGATAATTTTGACTGATGATACTTCGCCATACTCTTCAAAATACTGCTTTAATTCGCTTTCTTGGATTTTAAAAGGCAGACTTCCAACAAAAATGTTCATGATATGTAAATAATTAGAATGGTAAATTTTTACAAATGTTGGTTTTATTTTCCAAAAAAGCTATTAATGTTCGATTTATTTAGCAAATAGTTTGAATTTTTTATATGAAAAAGGCATAAAACAGAGCTTTATCTACTAAAACTCTATTTTATGCCTCTTTTCTAGGGTCAATAATTCCCCTTAATTGGCCATTTCTGATAAGAATTTAATACGCATCAATCGAAGTTCTTCTTCTGTAATATCATCGCTTTCAAATTCTTTCAAAGCTACTGCGATATTATCTGTTTCTGCCGACATGAAGTAATCGTAGATTTCATCTTGGCGTTCTGGGTCAATGACTTGATTAATGTAGTA harbors:
- a CDS encoding DUF4843 domain-containing protein — translated: MKKILGIALVMMSTIIMSSCFKDNQPVFDSMYLVEFQDAVVTAPALNKTFPIIAVANGAGVQTRRINLVGRQRENEESIKFSVDPNETTAKEGVHYTLEGGSVKIPAKSSFGDCKINILKAPAAAGTSVVLVLVLEGNGSDIKPNENYKKLGFRINL
- a CDS encoding RNA recognition motif domain-containing protein; translated protein: MNIFVGSLPFKIQESELKQYFEEYGEVSSVKIITDKFTGRSKGFAFVEMPDDAAAQKAINALNGSDIGGRSAVVNQAEEKRDNRGGGGGGYNRGGDRGGYNRDNNRNRY